In the genome of Nonlabens sp. MB-3u-79, one region contains:
- a CDS encoding FAD-binding oxidoreductase, whose amino-acid sequence MIAHEFFSHCLKEEQILEQNALSHRYHHIWHMDEPLKALCVLLPESTEQVSEIMKICFQEAFPVVVHGGLTNLVGSTETTGNEVVISTERLNKIEEIDTASRTMTVQAGVILEHIHEAVNEKGLLFPLNFGARGSAQIGGVISTNAGGLRVLKYGMTRQLILGLEAVLPDGTVISSMKKIIKDNSGYDLKQLFIGSEGTLGIVTRAVLKLEEAPTSRSAAYIGFNDYNKVVDFLKFMDSNLAGKLSGFELIWKNSYEQMTSTSAAVKPPLPYDYQYYVLTEALGSHLTNNQAEFQDLLEKALENEMILDAVMAQSPSDVEWFFRIREDVNNLVDFMTHDQHFDISLPIPLIGSYIAARYKALAAIKGVQQIYAFGHVADGNIHFMIGKENLRVALKKEIDHCIYDGLQEIGGSVSAEHGIGTHKKAYLELCRTPEEIALMRSLKSFMDPKGILNPGKIF is encoded by the coding sequence ATGATCGCACACGAGTTCTTTTCTCACTGTCTTAAAGAAGAACAAATACTTGAGCAAAATGCCTTGTCCCATAGGTACCATCATATATGGCATATGGACGAGCCTCTTAAAGCCTTGTGCGTGCTCCTGCCAGAAAGCACGGAGCAGGTAAGTGAGATCATGAAAATATGTTTCCAAGAAGCATTTCCGGTTGTAGTTCACGGCGGTCTCACTAATCTAGTGGGAAGCACAGAAACTACTGGAAACGAAGTAGTGATCTCTACAGAAAGATTGAATAAAATAGAAGAGATCGATACCGCAAGCAGAACCATGACTGTGCAAGCAGGGGTTATTCTGGAGCACATACATGAGGCGGTAAATGAGAAAGGATTGTTATTCCCTTTGAACTTTGGAGCAAGAGGTAGCGCGCAAATAGGTGGTGTTATTTCAACAAATGCCGGAGGATTACGTGTTCTCAAATACGGAATGACCCGACAGCTTATTTTAGGACTTGAAGCTGTTCTTCCCGACGGAACTGTGATCTCTTCTATGAAAAAAATCATTAAAGATAATAGTGGTTACGATCTCAAACAATTGTTTATAGGTAGTGAAGGTACCCTAGGAATAGTTACTCGAGCGGTTCTAAAACTAGAAGAAGCGCCTACAAGCCGCAGCGCCGCGTACATAGGTTTTAATGACTATAATAAAGTGGTAGATTTTTTAAAATTTATGGACAGCAATCTTGCTGGAAAGCTAAGTGGCTTTGAACTGATTTGGAAAAATAGTTACGAGCAAATGACCAGTACCAGTGCTGCGGTAAAACCGCCTTTACCTTATGATTATCAGTATTATGTTCTGACAGAAGCATTAGGGAGTCATCTGACTAACAATCAAGCAGAATTCCAGGATTTACTAGAAAAAGCCTTGGAAAATGAAATGATTCTAGATGCGGTAATGGCGCAATCTCCTAGCGATGTAGAGTGGTTTTTTAGAATCAGAGAAGATGTCAATAACCTGGTAGATTTTATGACCCACGACCAGCATTTTGATATCAGTTTGCCCATCCCATTAATAGGTTCCTATATCGCTGCCAGATATAAAGCTCTAGCTGCGATTAAAGGTGTGCAACAAATCTACGCTTTTGGTCACGTGGCAGATGGGAACATTCATTTTATGATAGGAAAAGAAAACCTCCGTGTAGCACTCAAAAAAGAAATAGACCATTGCATCTACGACGGACTCCAAGAAATAGGAGGCTCCGTAAGTGCTGAGCATGGGATAGGAACTCATAAAAAAGCCTATTTAGAATTGTGCCGTACTCCAGAAGAAATTGCTTTGATGCGTTCTCTTAAAAGTTTTATGGATCCCAAAGGAATCTTGAATCCTGGTAAGATTTTTTAG
- a CDS encoding AAA family ATPase yields the protein MSDVAAIDHLVKKHQELKKEIAKVIIGQDNVINEILIAVFSGGHALLVGVPGLAKTLMVNTISQALGLNFKRIQFTPDLMPSDIVGSEILDENRTFKFLKGPVFSNIILADEINRTPPKTQAALLEAMQEKSVTVAGHNYKLDAPYFVLATQNPIEQEGTYPLPEAQLDRFMFSINLQYPSFQEEVDVVKATTGDHKPVVNALFTAQEIVDFQQLVRRIPVADNVIEYAVTLVGKTRPKSDAAPEIVKEYLDWGAGPRASQNLILAAKTHAAVNGKYSPDIEDVKAVATSILRHRIIKNYKAEAEGHTEESIIDRLL from the coding sequence ATGTCAGATGTAGCTGCGATAGATCACTTGGTAAAAAAACACCAGGAGCTTAAAAAAGAAATTGCCAAAGTAATAATAGGACAGGACAATGTCATCAATGAGATATTGATTGCGGTTTTCTCTGGGGGTCATGCGCTTCTTGTAGGAGTTCCAGGACTGGCAAAAACTTTAATGGTAAACACTATATCGCAAGCTTTAGGATTAAACTTTAAACGCATTCAATTTACCCCAGATTTGATGCCTAGTGATATTGTAGGTAGTGAAATTTTGGATGAGAATAGGACTTTTAAATTTCTAAAGGGACCTGTTTTTTCCAACATCATTCTTGCAGACGAGATCAACCGTACACCGCCTAAAACTCAGGCGGCACTTCTAGAAGCCATGCAGGAGAAATCAGTAACTGTAGCGGGTCACAATTATAAATTAGATGCTCCCTACTTTGTACTAGCAACTCAAAACCCAATTGAGCAGGAAGGAACCTATCCTTTGCCGGAGGCACAGTTGGATAGATTTATGTTTTCTATCAATTTACAATATCCCTCTTTTCAAGAAGAGGTAGATGTGGTAAAAGCAACTACTGGAGATCATAAGCCAGTGGTAAATGCGTTATTTACAGCCCAAGAAATTGTGGACTTTCAGCAATTAGTAAGACGTATTCCAGTCGCAGATAATGTGATTGAATATGCGGTTACTTTGGTTGGTAAGACACGACCTAAAAGCGATGCAGCACCAGAGATTGTAAAAGAATACTTAGATTGGGGCGCCGGACCTCGAGCTTCACAGAATCTTATTTTAGCAGCAAAAACGCACGCAGCCGTTAATGGTAAATACAGTCCAGATATTGAGGATGTAAAAGCCGTTGCGACAAGTATTTTAAGGCATAGAATCATAAAAAATTACAAAGCAGAGGCCGAAGGTCATACCGAAGAAAGTATCATTGATCGACTGCTGTAG
- a CDS encoding peptidylprolyl isomerase: MTLLTVINFKSITKYLAIITVFVFAKAVTAQTAVEQDVVALDNKNVQETLAAMDSVKPRTKTRFLIEGVAGVIGDYVILGSDIVTAKAQAKREAGISDISSCELMESLLSEKMYAHHAIQDSITIGDREIEGRTEGQIQYFKNALQTNDDQKIADFYKKENIAQVREALNRVNRDGLLAQRMQERITEQVEITPEEVREFYKSIPEKDLPLFNTEVEMAQIVVIPEPEKEEVNLVINKLAGYRADVIDNGADFAAKATLYSDDTGTERQGGVLSLKRNDPFVKEFKDQAFSLQEGEISEPFETMFGWHILYVEKIRGQIRDVRHILLKPYISVAQVENSKAELNAMRDRIILNEISFGDAAKEISDEEKTAQNGGKIINPNTGTGRIEVTRLESDMASTLQFLEKGDLSGVIEETDPRMGSTNFKVVYIIDKIPDHKANYANDYLKIKDLALKDKQVKAINKWRNEKITDTYIKIGAEYKDCDILNAWN; the protein is encoded by the coding sequence ATGACGCTATTAACAGTGATAAACTTCAAATCAATAACTAAATACCTGGCCATTATTACTGTTTTCGTTTTCGCGAAAGCGGTAACTGCACAAACTGCAGTAGAGCAAGATGTTGTAGCTTTAGATAACAAGAATGTACAAGAAACGCTGGCCGCAATGGACAGTGTGAAACCCCGTACAAAAACCCGATTTCTTATAGAAGGAGTGGCTGGAGTCATCGGTGATTATGTCATCTTAGGGTCCGATATCGTAACTGCAAAAGCTCAAGCAAAGAGAGAAGCAGGTATATCTGATATCTCCAGCTGTGAATTGATGGAAAGCTTGCTTTCAGAAAAAATGTATGCACATCATGCCATTCAAGACAGTATCACCATAGGTGATCGAGAAATAGAAGGTAGAACAGAAGGTCAAATTCAATATTTTAAGAATGCCCTTCAAACTAACGATGATCAAAAGATCGCAGACTTTTATAAAAAGGAGAATATTGCACAGGTGAGAGAAGCTTTAAATCGTGTCAATCGTGACGGACTACTAGCACAGCGTATGCAAGAACGTATTACCGAGCAGGTAGAAATCACTCCAGAGGAGGTTCGTGAATTTTATAAATCCATACCAGAGAAAGATTTACCACTTTTTAATACAGAGGTAGAAATGGCTCAAATTGTGGTAATACCAGAGCCAGAAAAGGAAGAAGTAAATCTGGTAATTAATAAATTAGCAGGATATAGAGCAGACGTTATTGATAACGGTGCTGATTTTGCAGCAAAAGCAACGCTTTATTCTGACGATACAGGGACGGAGCGTCAAGGTGGGGTTTTATCGCTTAAGAGGAATGACCCATTTGTAAAAGAATTTAAGGATCAAGCTTTTTCACTCCAAGAGGGTGAAATCAGTGAGCCTTTTGAAACCATGTTTGGTTGGCATATTCTTTATGTAGAGAAAATACGTGGACAAATTAGAGATGTGAGACACATTTTATTAAAGCCCTATATTTCTGTAGCACAAGTTGAAAATTCAAAGGCAGAGTTAAACGCTATGCGAGATCGCATTATCCTAAATGAGATCAGTTTTGGAGATGCTGCAAAAGAAATTAGTGATGAAGAAAAGACAGCTCAAAATGGTGGTAAAATCATCAATCCTAACACAGGAACTGGTAGAATAGAAGTTACCAGATTAGAATCTGATATGGCTTCTACCTTACAATTTCTTGAAAAGGGAGACCTCAGTGGTGTTATAGAAGAAACGGACCCTCGCATGGGATCAACAAACTTTAAAGTAGTTTATATTATTGATAAAATTCCAGATCATAAAGCAAATTATGCCAATGATTATTTGAAAATCAAAGATTTAGCCTTGAAGGATAAGCAAGTAAAGGCTATCAATAAGTGGCGTAATGAAAAAATTACCGATACTTATATCAAGATAGGAGCAGAATACAAAGACTGCGATATTCTTAATGCCTGGAATTAA
- a CDS encoding peptidylprolyl isomerase yields the protein MMYIKYKKSLLGIAVLLFSLVSYAQKIEDATFLTIDGMDYDAGTFMKFYFKNIDIVQDEEQKDIDNYLDLYIDYRLKLQQAYELELDKKESHIRDIQSTRSSLAQPYLTDNKVTASLVKEGYERGLQQVSASHILIKVSRGASPSDTLMAWNRIEAIYKELQQGADFGSLARTKSEGPSAGNEGGLGWFGAFVMAYEFETVAYETPVGTFSKPIRTDFGYHIVYVNNKRADPGEVTVAHIMTFDKQEEGEQTAASRIQEIYQQLEEGRSFEELAREFSDDENSAARGGRLDKFGTGGIDETFANAAFELQEKGAYSKPVETKYGWHIVQLLEKHPLKTFDELERELRDKIQKSPRSRKITEAFTGQLKKQYQVPGKLVLPKEVYDLVNDSLILERKYVFDKNQPANTTELFKIRETNYTITNFLSYVEQKQLKEFTFYANKKEKLDAFYEAFVTEKIISYYDSNLERDNEDFRFLYNEFKEGFLVFDLIETQIWNKADNDSVGQQDYYNRYKGKYTWKRRLDIDLTQSTSEEVALEVRKMLQQGIATDSIKARLNVDNKTKVMISSGIVEDTYHRLPDDFEVQLGVSKVHHDDGDSFYKVIQVNEIIEPSVKNIEESRGRVINDYKQELEKNWIEDLRKGHQIEIHRKVFQKVKAQIKTQLD from the coding sequence ATGATGTATATAAAATATAAAAAAAGCCTCCTAGGTATAGCGGTGTTGCTATTTTCTTTGGTATCCTACGCTCAAAAAATAGAAGACGCCACCTTTCTTACCATAGATGGGATGGACTATGATGCAGGGACTTTCATGAAATTTTATTTTAAGAATATAGATATCGTTCAAGACGAAGAACAAAAAGATATTGATAACTACCTGGATCTATATATTGACTACCGTTTAAAGTTACAGCAAGCTTATGAATTAGAGCTGGATAAAAAGGAAAGTCATATTAGAGATATTCAAAGTACTCGTTCTAGTTTGGCACAACCTTATTTAACAGATAATAAAGTGACAGCAAGCTTAGTTAAAGAGGGATATGAGCGAGGTTTGCAACAGGTAAGCGCGAGCCATATTCTAATTAAAGTAAGTCGGGGAGCTTCTCCTTCAGATACTTTAATGGCCTGGAATAGGATCGAGGCTATTTATAAAGAACTTCAACAAGGTGCCGATTTTGGATCCCTTGCTAGAACTAAAAGTGAAGGTCCTAGTGCAGGTAACGAAGGAGGTTTAGGCTGGTTCGGTGCTTTTGTGATGGCTTATGAATTTGAGACAGTCGCCTACGAGACGCCAGTAGGTACCTTTTCAAAACCTATAAGAACAGATTTTGGATATCATATCGTTTATGTAAATAATAAAAGAGCAGATCCTGGAGAAGTGACCGTAGCGCACATCATGACTTTTGATAAACAAGAAGAGGGTGAGCAAACAGCAGCGAGCCGTATTCAAGAAATATACCAACAACTGGAGGAAGGAAGAAGTTTTGAGGAACTTGCTAGAGAATTCTCTGATGATGAAAATAGTGCTGCTCGCGGGGGAAGGCTCGATAAATTTGGTACTGGTGGAATAGACGAGACTTTTGCAAATGCTGCTTTTGAACTCCAAGAAAAAGGAGCGTATAGCAAGCCGGTAGAAACTAAGTATGGCTGGCATATCGTTCAACTACTGGAAAAGCATCCTCTAAAAACTTTTGACGAGTTGGAAAGGGAGCTTAGAGATAAAATTCAAAAGTCACCACGTTCTAGAAAGATTACTGAGGCGTTTACGGGTCAGCTTAAAAAACAATATCAAGTTCCTGGAAAATTAGTATTGCCTAAGGAAGTTTATGATCTCGTGAACGATAGTTTAATCTTGGAGAGAAAGTACGTTTTTGATAAGAATCAACCCGCAAACACCACCGAGCTTTTTAAAATTAGAGAAACCAACTATACCATCACTAACTTTCTTTCTTACGTAGAGCAAAAGCAATTAAAGGAATTCACTTTTTACGCTAATAAAAAAGAAAAGTTAGACGCCTTTTATGAGGCTTTTGTAACGGAGAAAATTATTTCTTACTACGATTCTAATTTAGAGAGAGATAACGAAGACTTTAGATTCTTATACAATGAATTTAAAGAAGGCTTCTTAGTGTTTGACCTAATTGAAACACAAATATGGAATAAAGCAGATAATGATTCGGTGGGGCAGCAGGATTATTACAATCGCTATAAAGGCAAGTATACATGGAAACGCAGGTTAGATATTGACCTTACGCAAAGTACATCAGAAGAAGTGGCTCTTGAAGTTAGAAAAATGTTGCAACAAGGAATCGCCACAGATTCTATAAAAGCCCGTCTTAATGTTGATAATAAAACTAAAGTGATGATTTCTTCTGGAATAGTAGAAGACACATACCATAGATTGCCGGACGATTTTGAAGTGCAATTAGGAGTTTCTAAAGTACATCATGATGATGGAGATAGTTTTTATAAAGTCATACAAGTAAATGAAATCATAGAGCCATCTGTTAAAAACATAGAAGAATCAAGAGGTAGGGTCATTAATGATTACAAACAAGAGCTAGAAAAAAACTGGATAGAGGATCTTAGAAAAGGTCATCAAATAGAAATTCATAGAAAGGTGTTCCAAAAAGTAAAAGCTCAAATAAAAACACAACTTGATTAA
- a CDS encoding aconitate hydratase, with the protein MAFDIDMIKKVYAEMPARVNKARETTGKPLTLAEKILYSHLWDGVPGKPFTRGKDYVDFAPDRIACQDATAQMALLQFMQAGKDKVAVPTTVHCDHLIQAKNGASMDLQSALNTSNEVFNFLESVSDKYGIGFWKPGAGIIHQVVLENYAFPGGMMIGTDSHTVNAGGLGMVAIGVGGADAVDVMAGMAWELKFPKLIGVKLTGKLSGWTAPKDVILKVAEILTVKGGTGAIVEYFGEGAMNLSCTGKGTICNMGAEIGATTSTFGYDDSMERYLRATDRADISDAANEVREHLTGDAEVYANPEQYFDQVIEINLDTLMPQINGPFTPDLATELGAMNEKATKNGWPLKVEWGLIGSCTNSSYEDLSRASSIAQQAIDKKLKTKAEFGINPGSEKVRYTTERDGILGIFEKLDAKIFTNACGPCIGQWARYSDPKNAPKNSIIHSFNRNFAKRADGNPNTHAFVASPEMVAAIAIAGRLDFNPITDTLINEDGEEVMLDEPTGWELPPKGFEVKDDGYLAPQEDGSGVVIKVDEDSERIQILEPFTPIGTDISKAKLLIKAFGKCTTDHISMAGPWLRYRGHLDNISNNCLIGAVNAYNKQTNLVKSQLDGEYDAVPATARAYKAAGIPSIVVGDHNYGEGSSREHAAMEPRFLGVVAVIVKSFARIHETNLKKQGMLGLTFANEADYDLIQEDDTFNFVDLASFSPDKPLTIEATHADGSMETIMANHTYNAAQIGWFHKGSALNKIKEENAA; encoded by the coding sequence ATGGCTTTTGATATAGATATGATTAAAAAGGTGTATGCTGAGATGCCAGCGCGCGTGAATAAAGCACGTGAAACTACTGGTAAACCACTTACACTTGCTGAGAAGATTTTGTATTCTCATCTTTGGGATGGTGTTCCTGGCAAACCCTTTACTAGAGGAAAAGATTATGTTGATTTTGCCCCGGATCGTATCGCATGTCAAGATGCTACGGCTCAAATGGCTTTGCTACAATTTATGCAAGCTGGAAAAGATAAAGTTGCTGTGCCTACAACGGTACATTGTGATCACTTGATCCAAGCTAAAAATGGAGCGTCTATGGACCTTCAAAGCGCATTGAATACTTCTAACGAAGTGTTCAACTTTTTAGAATCAGTATCTGATAAGTATGGAATTGGTTTCTGGAAACCTGGTGCCGGTATTATACACCAAGTAGTTCTTGAGAATTATGCATTCCCTGGAGGAATGATGATAGGAACAGATTCTCACACCGTAAACGCAGGAGGACTAGGAATGGTTGCCATAGGAGTAGGTGGAGCAGATGCTGTTGATGTTATGGCAGGAATGGCATGGGAATTAAAATTCCCTAAATTGATAGGGGTGAAACTTACCGGTAAATTATCTGGATGGACAGCGCCTAAAGATGTCATTCTTAAAGTGGCTGAAATTCTTACTGTTAAAGGAGGAACTGGAGCTATTGTAGAATACTTCGGAGAAGGAGCAATGAATCTTTCCTGTACAGGAAAAGGAACCATTTGTAACATGGGAGCTGAGATAGGAGCAACGACTTCTACTTTTGGTTATGACGATTCTATGGAGCGTTACTTACGTGCTACAGATAGAGCTGATATTTCAGATGCAGCAAATGAAGTCAGAGAGCATCTTACAGGAGATGCTGAGGTGTATGCTAATCCAGAGCAGTATTTTGATCAAGTAATTGAGATCAATTTAGATACCCTAATGCCACAAATTAATGGACCATTTACTCCAGACCTTGCGACAGAATTGGGTGCCATGAATGAAAAGGCGACTAAAAATGGATGGCCACTTAAAGTGGAATGGGGACTTATAGGTTCTTGTACCAACTCTTCCTATGAAGATTTATCACGCGCGAGCTCTATCGCCCAACAAGCCATTGATAAAAAGTTAAAAACTAAAGCAGAATTTGGTATCAACCCAGGTTCAGAAAAAGTGCGTTACACCACCGAGCGTGACGGAATCTTAGGCATATTTGAAAAATTAGACGCTAAAATATTTACAAACGCTTGCGGACCATGTATAGGTCAGTGGGCGCGTTATAGCGATCCTAAAAATGCTCCTAAAAACTCCATCATTCACTCGTTCAATAGAAACTTTGCAAAACGTGCCGATGGTAACCCTAACACTCACGCCTTTGTAGCTTCACCAGAAATGGTTGCCGCAATTGCGATTGCAGGACGTCTGGACTTTAATCCTATCACTGATACATTGATCAATGAAGACGGAGAAGAAGTGATGCTAGATGAGCCTACAGGATGGGAATTGCCTCCTAAAGGTTTTGAAGTAAAAGATGACGGTTACTTAGCGCCGCAAGAAGATGGAAGTGGTGTAGTAATTAAAGTGGATGAAGATTCAGAACGCATTCAAATATTAGAGCCATTTACACCTATAGGTACGGATATTTCTAAAGCAAAATTGTTGATCAAAGCATTTGGTAAATGTACCACCGATCATATTTCTATGGCAGGGCCTTGGTTGCGTTACAGAGGTCACTTAGATAATATTTCTAACAACTGTTTGATAGGTGCAGTAAATGCGTACAACAAGCAAACCAATTTGGTGAAAAGTCAGTTAGATGGTGAATATGATGCTGTGCCGGCAACGGCCAGAGCTTATAAAGCTGCTGGGATTCCTTCTATTGTTGTAGGAGATCATAATTATGGGGAAGGTTCTTCTAGAGAGCATGCTGCCATGGAGCCACGTTTCTTAGGTGTAGTTGCTGTGATTGTGAAATCATTTGCACGTATTCATGAGACCAACTTGAAGAAACAAGGGATGTTAGGACTTACGTTTGCAAACGAGGCAGACTATGACTTGATCCAAGAAGATGATACCTTTAACTTTGTAGATTTAGCCTCTTTCTCTCCAGATAAGCCACTTACGATCGAAGCTACTCATGCAGACGGTTCTATGGAAACGATTATGGCAAACCATACCTATAATGCTGCTCAAATCGGCTGGTTCCATAAAGGAAGTGCCTTGAATAAAATTAAAGAAGAAAACGCCGCTTAA
- a CDS encoding SRPBCC family protein produces MIKSECSIEILLPINEVMELFKNQSYFKHWQKGLVSSRDLSGNPGEENSTREMKIRVAGTTITMKEQITSVDLPHLWEATYRTSGVLNKQSNRFRESETSINNQLVATTLWNATSIFKFTGMMRVVAKAQPKLFKQQTLQHMEDFKTFAENKGNFIRNDS; encoded by the coding sequence ATGATAAAAAGCGAGTGTTCTATTGAAATTTTACTTCCTATTAATGAAGTAATGGAATTGTTTAAAAATCAAAGTTATTTTAAACATTGGCAAAAAGGACTGGTAAGTTCTCGAGATCTTTCGGGAAATCCTGGAGAAGAAAATAGCACTAGAGAAATGAAAATTAGAGTTGCTGGAACAACCATTACGATGAAGGAACAAATCACATCTGTAGACTTACCTCACTTATGGGAGGCTACCTACCGCACTAGTGGCGTACTTAATAAGCAGAGTAACCGCTTTCGCGAAAGCGAAACAAGCATCAATAATCAATTAGTAGCAACTACTTTATGGAATGCTACCAGTATTTTTAAGTTTACGGGTATGATGAGAGTAGTTGCAAAAGCACAACCTAAATTATTTAAGCAGCAAACACTGCAACATATGGAAGATTTCAAGACCTTTGCAGAAAACAAAGGTAATTTTATTAGAAACGATTCATGA
- a CDS encoding peptidyl-prolyl cis-trans isomerase, with the protein MIKKTLFITLFISLVSCGYFTKETPPDTVVTLGAHYLDKDDIARLLPQGYTLQDSTQIVDAYINKWATDHLLMDNAIDNISQDRQVQLDQLIENYQIELYAQEYLGELTKQNLDTLISEKAILAFYEKRKEDFKLNEDLVQFRFVQLDPLNTDLQKITKWFNKGDVNSLKKVDSLRLSYRNYFLNDSIWIKKSALFDAMDVINVANEKLYIKENKTWKLEDSLGVYLVRFNKVLKRGDRAPLSYVKPTVKQVLLNRSKLAYIKKLEKDLLNDAINSDKLQINN; encoded by the coding sequence TTGATTAAAAAGACCCTATTTATAACGCTTTTCATTTCCTTAGTCTCTTGTGGGTACTTTACAAAAGAGACCCCGCCAGATACTGTGGTAACTTTAGGTGCGCATTATTTGGATAAAGATGATATCGCGCGACTTTTACCACAGGGGTATACACTACAAGACAGCACTCAAATTGTAGATGCATATATAAATAAGTGGGCAACAGATCATTTGTTAATGGATAATGCAATCGATAATATTTCACAAGACAGACAGGTGCAACTGGATCAATTGATTGAAAATTATCAAATAGAATTATACGCCCAAGAATACCTGGGAGAATTAACCAAGCAAAATCTAGACACACTCATCTCAGAAAAGGCAATTCTAGCTTTCTATGAAAAACGCAAAGAGGACTTTAAATTAAATGAAGATTTGGTTCAGTTTAGGTTCGTTCAACTAGATCCTCTTAACACTGATTTGCAAAAAATAACAAAGTGGTTCAATAAAGGCGACGTAAATTCGTTGAAGAAAGTAGACAGCCTTAGGCTATCTTATCGTAATTATTTTTTAAACGATAGCATCTGGATAAAAAAGAGTGCCCTTTTTGACGCTATGGACGTGATCAACGTAGCAAATGAAAAGTTATATATAAAAGAGAATAAAACGTGGAAGCTAGAAGATAGTCTTGGCGTATATTTGGTGCGATTTAATAAGGTGCTTAAACGCGGGGATCGCGCGCCTTTATCCTATGTAAAACCTACTGTAAAACAGGTGTTGCTCAACAGGAGTAAACTTGCTTATATTAAAAAATTAGAAAAAGATTTATTAAATGACGCTATTAACAGTGATAAACTTCAAATCAATAACTAA
- a CDS encoding DUF3291 domain-containing protein yields MSQQITTLTFFKYPSLQQKLWAFGMMQFAHAPLKKVKGLEFYKLLGSGKKNFDPLPDWGVYGLLQVWDNEASAKDFFAEAKLYKRYVNHSAQQLTFYLKSIKAHGQWSKQNPFESSDLLDENNEMIAVITRATIKLRMLKKFWDYVPISQKDLVDNPSLLFTAGVGERPVTQMATFSLWEDARALKKFAYRSQNHRHAVQQTQALQWYKEEMFTRFQPFKITGQWSGFEIPPSLISNEQ; encoded by the coding sequence ATGTCTCAACAAATTACAACCCTCACATTTTTCAAATATCCCAGCCTCCAACAAAAGCTTTGGGCTTTTGGAATGATGCAATTTGCTCATGCACCTTTAAAGAAAGTAAAAGGATTAGAGTTTTACAAGCTTTTAGGTTCGGGTAAAAAGAATTTTGATCCCCTACCAGACTGGGGTGTTTATGGTTTGTTGCAAGTTTGGGATAATGAAGCAAGTGCAAAGGACTTTTTTGCAGAGGCTAAGCTCTATAAACGTTATGTAAACCACAGTGCACAACAGCTTACTTTTTACCTCAAAAGCATCAAAGCTCATGGACAGTGGTCCAAGCAAAATCCATTTGAATCTAGTGACTTATTAGATGAGAATAATGAGATGATTGCTGTTATTACTAGAGCTACGATTAAGCTTAGAATGCTTAAGAAGTTCTGGGATTACGTGCCTATTTCTCAAAAGGATCTCGTAGATAATCCCAGTTTATTGTTTACCGCTGGAGTAGGAGAGCGACCAGTGACACAAATGGCCACTTTCAGTTTGTGGGAAGATGCAAGGGCTTTAAAAAAGTTTGCTTATCGCAGTCAGAATCATCGCCACGCGGTGCAACAAACACAAGCCTTGCAGTGGTATAAGGAAGAGATGTTTACCAGATTTCAACCTTTTAAAATTACAGGTCAGTGGAGTGGGTTTGAAATTCCACCATCTTTAATAAGTAACGAACAATAG